The Corvus moneduloides isolate bCorMon1 chromosome 5, bCorMon1.pri, whole genome shotgun sequence genome includes a region encoding these proteins:
- the PCM1 gene encoding pericentriolar material 1 protein isoform X6: MATGGGPFEEGMNDQDLPSWSNESLDDRLNNTDWGSQQKKANRSSEKNKKKLSGEGETRLTNEISPESSPGMERQKTRTSHSFPHARYMTQMSVPEQAELERLKQRINFSDLDQRSIGSDSQGRATAANNKRQLNENKKPFNFLSLQINTNKSKDPASGSQKKESGVSAQCKELFGAALSKDFLQNCQVPAQEDGRGEQAMDSSQIVSRLVQIRDYIAKASSMRDDLVEKNERSANVERLSHLIDDLKEQEKSYLKFLQKMLARENEEDDVRTIDSAVGSGSVGESTSLNIDVQSEASDTTEVSFSLSCRPRIEDKLGNSASQEQVTDIDVTPSPKGKSERAALNDREIWPCGINSQDHGLLSKARDPQQEAKEELENLKKQHDLLKRMLQQQEQLKALQGRQAALLALQHKAEQAIAVLDDSVVTETTGSVSGVSLTSELNEELNDLIQRFHNQLHDSQTQSVPDNRRQAESLSLTREISQSRNSSMSEHQSDEKAQLFNKMRMLQGKKQKMDKLLGELHTLRDQHLNNSSFFPASSSPQRSIDQRSTTSAASGPIGIVTVVNGESNSLASAPYPPDSLVSQNESEEDENLNPTEKLQKLNEVRKRLNELRELVHYYEQTSDMMTDAVNENTKEEEEETEESESDSEHEDPQPVTNIRNPQGISSWSEINSNSNVQCGANNRDGRHLNTDCEINNRSAANIRTLKMSSALDCHNRENDKHLDLPQGEDDEVEEDRVSEDSISSHRSSLGDVAGDAEFEQKINRLIAAKQKLRQLQNLAAMVQDDDPEPQGTIANASNIGDLLGEMEETKQQPNNVRASSNKLKKDVRLNEKAREKFYEAKLQQQQWELKQLQEERRKLIEIQEKIQVLQKACPDLQLSAGLGNCPANRQTSQATSSPAVNECNTAGKPLIECDESVPVGNELWSEMRRHEILREELRQRRKQLEALMAEDQRRRELAETISTVAASVKSEGSEAQCTPQQSRTEKTMATWGGSTQCALEEENGDEDGYLSDGVGQAEEEEEDASSLNDSFSVYPNNNVPENTYFVKENKDRWKNCRPLSADGNYRPVSKARQQQNISMRRQENFRWMSELSYVEEKEQWQEQINQLKKQHEFSVSICQTLMQDQQTLSCLLQTLLTGPYSMMPNNVASSQIHLIMHQLNQCYTQLTWQQNNVQRLKQMLSDVMRQQEQQCQEKPSRKERGSNAPPPPSPVFCPFNFPPQPVNLFSVPGFTNFSSFAPGINCNPVFPSGFGDFAHNISPHSSEQQEQQHPLDHNTSGKTEYMAFPKPFESSSSNGAEKQRRSHRQPEEELEKRSTWLNDSQEMKKDDQSQLKAGFAVSVQNIASSHKNQSDMNRRREFDEESLESFSSMPDPVDPTTVTKTFRSRKASAQASLASKDKTPKSKNKRKTSSQLKGRVKNTGYESASASSVCEPCKNNKSRHSDDVVHAKVFSKRNQEQLEKIIKYSRSTEMSSETGSDLSMFEALRDTIYSEVATLISQNESRPHFLIELFHALQLLNTDYLRQRALYALQDIVTRHLSEKNEKGKSAKSLNSATWVASNSELTPSESLASTDDETFGKNFSTEACQDCEQHDADNGSTMSTSSNFEPFATDDLGNTVIHLDKALSWMREYERMKVEAESTLDSEGCSSNFQGASTAKLEGTGECQSVLQSGDVSAIPCPRIDTQQLDRQIKAIMKEVIPFLKEHMDEVCSSQLLTSVRRMVLTLTQQNDESKEFVKFFHKQLGSILQDSLAKFAGRKLKDCGEDLLVEISEVLFNELAFFKLMQDLDNNSISVKQRCKRKIETTEVIQSYAKEAKKGLQVDVCSSVEDVDEDKDKDETETAKQVPDSEMCAGNGVPESIRSDASDQEEDEESESGPVAISLSKAETQALTNYGSGEDENEDEEIEFEEGPVDVQTSLQANSETTTENEQTSNQELSKAKSSEILSSEQESVNVKGEQDVATIVPHYLSVMENTPALTVNTPESFVTATVKTEESSSPLAVNETQTPDTTCAENKSGASSESSMAGSPDTESPVLVNEYEPGSGNVSQKSDEDDFVKVEDLPLKLAVYSETDLMKKMETEAQTNSLSDELLDGGGAQDQELVGDAQTLKEPETFGAQNA, encoded by the exons AGAAGCATTGGAAGTGATTCTCAAGGCAGGGCAACGGCTGCTAACAACAAACGTCaacttaatgaaaacaaaaaaccattCAACTTCCTGTCACTGCAGATTAACACTAACAAAAGCAAAGATCCTGCCTCAGGTtcccagaaaaaggaaagtggGGTATCAGCACAATGTAAAGAACTGTTTGGAGCTGCTCTAAGCAAGGATTTCTTGCAAAATTGCCAAGTGCCTGCTCAAGAAGATGGAAGGGGAGAACAAGCAATGGATAGTAGCCAG ATTGTGAGCAGACTAGTTCAAATTCGCGACTATATTGCTAAGGCCAGCTCCATGCGGGATGATCTtgtagagaaaaatgaaagatcGGCCAATGTTGAGCGTTTATCACACCTTATAGATGACCTTAAAGAGCAGGAGAAATCCTATCTGAAATTTTTGCAAAAGATGCTT gctAGAGAAAATGAGGAGGATGATGTTCGGACTATAGATTCAGCTGTGGGATCTGGTTCTGTAGGTGAGAGCACATCGCTAAACATTGATGTGCAGTCTGAGGCTTCAGATACCACG GAGGTATCTTTTAGTTTGAGCTGTCGGCCCCGCATTGAGGACAAGCTAGGGAATTCAGCTTCACAGGAACAGGTTACAGACATTGATGTTACACCAAGCCCTAAAGGGAAAAGTGAGAGAGCTGCTCTGAATGACAGGGAAATCTGGCCTTGTGGGATTAATAGCCAGGATCATGGATTGCTTTCAAAG GCCAGAGATCCTCAACAGGAAGCTAAAGAGGAGTTGGAGAACTTGAAAAAGCAGCATGATTTATTGAAAAGGATGCTACAACAGCAGGAGCAATTAAAGGCTCTTCAAGGAAGACAGGCAGCTCTTCTTGCTTTGCAGCATAAAGCAGAGCAAGCCATTGCTGTCCTGGATGATTCTG TTGTAACAGAAACTACAGGTAGTGTTTCAGGAGTAAGTCTTACATCAGAACTGAATGAAGAATTGAATGACTTAATTCAACGCTTTCACAACCAACTTCATGATTCTCAG ACACAGTCTGTGCCTGACAATAGAAGGCAAGCAGAAAGTCTTTCACTTACCAGAGAgatttcacaaagcagaaactCTTCAATGTCTGAACACCAGTCAGATGAGAAGGCACAGCTTTTTAACAAGATGCGAATGTTGCAGggtaaaaagcagaaaatggacAAACTATTAGGAGAACTTCATACACTTCGTGACCAACATCTAAATAACTCTTCCT tttttccTGCTTCAAGTTCTCCTCAAAGGAGTATTGATCAAAGAAGTACAACTTCAGCTGCTTCTGGTCCTATAGGCATAGTAACTGTTGTCAACGGTGAATCAAATAGTCTGGCATCTGCTCCCTATCCTCCTGATTCCCTGGTTTCTCAAAATGAGAGTGAAGAGGATGAAAATCTAAATCCAACAGAAAAGCTTCA gaagctAAATGAAGTTCGTAAGAGGCTGAATGAGTTACGCGAGTTAGTTCACTACTATGAGCAAACATCTGATATGATGACAGATGCTGTGAATGAAAACActaaggaggaggaggaagaaacagaagaatcaGAAAGTGATTCTGAACATGAGGATCCACAGCCTGTTACAAATATTAG AAACCCTCAAGGAATCAGTAGCTGGAGTGAAATAAATAGCAACTCAAATGTACAGTGTGGAGCTAATAACAGAGATGGAAGACATCTTAATACAGACTGTGAAATAAACAACCGATCTGCTGCTAATATAAGGACTCTAAAAATGTCTTCTGCTTTAG ACTGTCATAATAGGGAGAATGACAAACACCTTGATCTACCCCAAGGTGAAGATGATGAAGTGGAAGAAGATAGAGTTAGTGAAGATTCCATATCTAGTCACAGAAGCAGCCTGGGTGATGTTGCTGGAGATGCCGAGTTTGAGCAGAAGATCAATAGGCTTATAGCTGCAAAACAGAAGCTTAGACAGTTACAAAACCTTGCTGCTATGGTGCag GATGATGATCCAGAACCTCAAGGAACAATTGCAAATGCATCTAATATTGGTGACTTGTTGGGTGAGATGGAAGAGACAAAGCAACAACCAAACAATGTGCGAGCTAGTTCTAACAAGTTAAAAAAGGATGTGCGACTAAACGAAAAAGCAAG AGAGAAGTTCTATGAAGCTaaacttcagcagcagcaatgggaGCTTAAGCAGttacaagaagaaagaagaaaactgattgaaatccaggaaaaaattcAAGTGTTACAGAAAGCTTGTCCTGACCTTCAA TTGTCAGCTGGCCTGGGTAACTGCCCAGCAAATAGACAGACTTCACAAGCAACATCATCTCCAGCCGTGAATGAGTGTAACACAGCTGGCAAGCCTTTAATTGAGTGTGATGAATCCGTACCAGTAGGCAATGAG TTATGGTCTGAAATGAGAAGACATGAGATTTTAAGAGAAGAATTGCGACAGAGAAGAAAGCAACTTGAAGCTTTAATGGCTGAGGATCAGAGAAGGAGAGAGCTCGCAGAAACAATATCTACTGTTGCTGCGTCTGTTAAAAGTGAAGGGTCAGAAGCTCAGTGTActccacagcagagcaggactgaAAA GACAATGGCTACCTGGGGAGGTTCTACCCAGTGTGctttagaggaagaaaatggcGATGAAGACGGTTATCTCTCTGATGGAGTTGGTCAGGCcgaagaagaggaagaagacgCATCAAGTTTGAATGACAGTTTCTCTGTTTATCCCAATAACAACGTACCAGAAAATACCTattttgttaaagaaaacaaagatag GTGGAAAAACTGCCGTCCTCTTTCAGCAGATGGGAATTATCGACCAGTGTCTAAGGCCAGGCAACAGCAAAACATAAGTATGCGGCGTCAGGAAAATTTTCGGTGGATGTCTGAGCTTTCATATgtggaagaaaaggaacaatGGCAAGAGCAGATCAATCAGTTGAAGAAACAGCATGAATTTAGTGTCAGCATTTGTCAAACTTTGATGCAGGATCAGCAG aCTCTCTCTTGCCTTCTACAGACTTTGCTTACGGGCCCTTACAGTATGATGCCCAATAACGTTGCATCTTCACAAATACATCTCATTATGCATCAGTTAAACCAGTGTTACACTCAACTGACTTGGCAGCAGAATAATGTCCAAAG gTTGAAACAAATGTTAAGTGATGTTATGCGGCAACAAGAACAACAGTGTCAAGAGAAACCATCgagaaaggagagaggcagTAATGCACCACCACCTCCATCTCCTGTTTTCTGTCCATTCAACTTCCCTCCACAGCCTGTGAACCTCTTTAGTGTTCCAGGATTtactaatttttcttcctttgctccaG GTATTAATTGTAATCCAGTGTTCCCATCTGGTTTTGGAGATTTTGCACACAATATTTCTCCACACAGtagtgagcagcaggagcaacAACATCCTCTAGATCACAATACTTCTGGGAAAACTGAGTATATGGCATTCCCCAAACCCTTTGAAAGCAGTTCCTCTAATggagcagaaaaacaaag AAGGAGTCACAGACAACCTGAAGAGGAATTGGAAAAAAGATCAACTTGGCTTAATGATAgccaagaaatgaaaaaagatgaTCAGTCTCAGCTGAAAGCAGGTTTTGCAGTTTCAGTACAAAACATTGCTTCTAGTCATAAAAATCAGTCTGATATGAACCGGAGAAGAGAGTTTGATGAAGagtctttggagagtttcaGTAGCATGCCTGATCCAGTAGACCCAACTACTGTGACAAAGACATTTAGATCCAGAAAAGCATCAGCGCAAGCAAGCCTGGCATCAAAAGATAAAACACCCAAATCAAAGAATAAAAGGAAGACTTCTTCTCAGCTAAAAGGCAGAGTTAAAAATACTG GTTATGAAAGTGCAAGTGCTTCTAGTGTGTGTGAACCCTGCAAGAACAATAAAAGCAGACACTCTGATGATGTGGTTCATGCAAAGGTGTTCAGCAAAAGGAATCAGGAAcaattggaaaaaataattaaatacagtAGATCTACAGAAATGTCTTCCG aaACTGGTAGTGATCTTTCTATGTTTGAGGCTTTGCGAGACACAATTTATTCTGAAGTGGCAACTCTTATTTCTCAAAATGAGTCTCGTCCCCACTTTCTTATTGAACTTTTCCATGCGCTTCAGCTGCTAAATACAGATTATCTGAGGCAAAGGGCTCTTTATGCTTTACAG GATATAGTGACCAGACATTTatctgagaaaaatgaaaaagggaagTCTGCAAAATCACTGAATTCTGCAACATGGGTGGCATCAAATTCTGAACTCACTCCCAGTGAAAGCCTTGCCTCTACAGATGAT GAAACTTTTGGCAAGAACTTTTCTACAGAAGCATGTCAAGATTGTGAACAACATGATGCAGACAATGGGAGTACTATGTCTACATCTTCGAATTTTGAACCCTTTGCCACTGATGACCTTG GCAACACAGTGATTCACTTAGATAAAGCTTTGTCTTGGATGAGGGAATATGAGCGTATGAAAGTTGAAGCTGAAAGTACCCTTGACTCTGAGGGCTGCTCTAGTAATTTTCAGGGTGCTTCTACTGCTAAATTAGAAG GTACTGGTGAGTGTCAGTCTGTGCTGCAGTCAGGTGATGTTTCTGCAATTCCATGTCCTCGTATAGATACTCAGCAGCTTGACCGGCAGATTAAAGCAATTATGAAAGAGGTCATTCCTTTTCTGAAG GAACACATGGATGAAGTATGCTCTTCTCAATTACTGACATCAGTAAGACGTATGGTCTTAACTCTTACGCAACAAAATGATGAAAGTAAAGAATTTGTGAAGTTCTTTCATAAGCAGCTTGGCAGTATACTTCAG GATTCACTGGCAAAATTTGCTGGTAGAAAATTAAAAGACTGTGGGGAGGATCTTCTTGTGGAGATCTCTGAAGTGTTATTTAATGAATTAGCCTTTTTTAAACTCATGCAAGACTTGGACAACAACAGTATTTCTGTAAAGCAGAGATGTAAACGAAAAATAGAAACTACTGAAGTAATACAGTCTTATGCTAAAgag GCAAAAAAAGGTCTCCAGGTGGATGTTTGTTCATCTGTTGAAGATGTCGATGAGGACAAA GACAAGGATGAGACTGAAACTGCTAAACAAGTACCGGACTCAGAAATGTGTGCAGGTAATGGAGTGCCTGAAAGTATTAGGTCTGATGCATCTGATcaagaggaagatgaggaaagTGAAAGCGGTCCAGTGGCAATAA GTTTATCAAAAGCAGAAACCCAAGCTCTGACTAACTATGGCAGTGGAGAAGATGAGaatgaagatgaagaaatagAATTTGAGGAAGGACCTGTTGATGTGCAAACATCACTACAAGCCAACAGTGAAACAACAACTGAAAATGAACAG ACTTCAAACCAAGAATTGAGTAAGGCAAAAAGCAGCGAGATTTTGTCATCAGAACAAGAATCTGTTAATGTTAAAG GTGAACAAGATGTGGCTACAATTGTGCCTCATTACCTCAGTGTCATGGAGAATACACCAGCTTTAACAGTCAATACCCCAGAATCCTTTGTAACAGCCactgtgaaaacagaagaatCAAGCTCACCTTTAGCAGTGAATGAAACTCAAACACCAGATACCACGTGTGCAGAAAACAAATCTGGTGCAAGTTCTGAAAGCTCCATGGCTGGCAGCCCTGATACAGAGTCACCTGTGCTAGTGAATGAATAT GAACCTGGTTCTGGAAACGTAAGTCAAAAATCTGATGAAGATGACTTTGTGAAAGTTGAAGACTTGCCTCTCAAACTTGCTGTATATTCAGAG ACAGACttaatgaagaaaatggaaacGGAGGCTCAAACCAACAGCTTGTCTGATGAATTACTGGATGGAGGTGGAGCTCAAGATCAAGAATTAGTAGGAGATGCCCAAACATTGAAAGAACCTG aaacttTTGGAGCTCAAAATGCATAA